The following is a genomic window from Crocinitomicaceae bacterium.
ATTCATTGAGTGCGCAACAGTGCTCTGAATTTGAATACTTAATCTAGTAGATAGTGGAAGAGGTGGATAGTAAATTCCTCCAACATAGTTAGCAACCGCAGCCGCAAAATTGTCATTTGTTGGGACTCCTGTTGCGCCAAAAGCGAGAGCGATAGCATCCAATCCAGCGGAGTGTTGTGAGCCAATTAATCTATAAGGGTTAAAAGTTTTAAAAATCATAAGTTTGGTTTTAGTTGAATGTTGTAATTAAAAGGAAAAAATCAACGAGGACAGCCTTATCTTTTTATATACACCTCGAACAGTCTACATTATTTGTAGTATGATATCGAAAATTTTATCTTTAACTTACGAATTGTAAACTTAAGTTGCTGTGAGTAACAAATATAATAAAAAAAATGAAGATTCCAAATAAAGTCTAATTTATGTAGAAGGAGAATTTGACAGCGTAATTTAGATTTATCTTTAGATTAATAATTTTACTACCTTTTGTGCTAGTGCCACTGAAACATAAAATCTACCGGAAATCTTTGCATATTTCTTTTTACCTGTTCGTTTAATTTGGTGGTGGATACACTATAAAGTTCCGCTAAATCAGCATCAATCATTATGTTTTTGCCTCTTAGCTGATAAATTTTCCGAAGTACAATTTCTTCGTTTATTTCATTTTTTAATTTTGACATGATTTTATGATTTTTAGGTGGTCGCAATTTGCGACCACCTCTGCGTTGCTTTATATGACTGGTTTTTACGTGTATTGAATAGCTGAATTGGAGGCGCCGATTTGGCACCTCCAATTTTTGAATCTTACTCCAGAATGATTATTATTTGTATAGAAAAAATGAAATTTCTCCAGCATGAATTCGTGGTCACATTTTGTGATTTCAAATTTTTCTGATTGACTAAAGCGCAAATTTAACCTGCAATTGGAGCTCAAACCTGATATCGCAATTTGCGACTTCAAGATTATAGATATTGCAGAATTCAATCGAAATGCAAACACTTCAGGGATCTCAAAATCCATTCAGTTATTTAATAAAATCGTCTTGAGTAAAGCGGATCGTTTTATGATTCAGAAAGAATCACAGAGAAATTAATTCAGAAAGATTAATTCTGGCACTAAGGTAATAAAAAGAATAAATGTTTGTCAAGAGAAAAAAATCTACCCGTGAATATTCGTCTCAATATAATGAATCAGCGAGTGAATAATTTTAATGTGAATTTCTTGTACCCGGTCAGCCCATTGACTCATAGGAGTT
Proteins encoded in this region:
- a CDS encoding ORF6N domain-containing protein produces the protein MSKLKNEINEEIVLRKIYQLRGKNIMIDADLAELYSVSTTKLNEQVKRNMQRFPVDFMFQWH